A single genomic interval of Thermosipho japonicus harbors:
- the queA gene encoding tRNA preQ1(34) S-adenosylmethionine ribosyltransferase-isomerase QueA translates to MKLSDFDYYLPEELIAQTPADPRDSSRLMVLNRKEKTIEHKIFRDIVEYLKPGDLLVRNITKVIPARLYGVKETGARVEILLLEKISEGVWEALVKPGSKVKKGTKIILSNDVEVVCKDYAQQGARILEFNCSDDKLFELGNAPLPPYIKNQQVPFERYQTVYSKETGSVAAPTAGLHFTEELLERLMDKGVEFADLILHVGLGTFRPVKVEDIREHKMHSERYYVPAETVKKIREIRKNKGRIIAVGTTSVRTLETIARLSNQESYHGKTDIFIYPPFEFKLTDAIITNFHLPKSTLLMLVAAFAGKDFILEAYNTAVRMKYRFFSLGDACFIY, encoded by the coding sequence ATGAAGCTTAGCGATTTTGATTATTACTTACCAGAGGAGCTGATTGCTCAAACTCCTGCAGATCCGAGAGATTCTTCTAGATTGATGGTGTTAAATAGAAAAGAAAAAACAATTGAACATAAAATTTTTAGAGATATTGTTGAGTATTTAAAGCCTGGAGATTTGCTAGTTAGAAATATTACAAAAGTGATTCCTGCAAGGCTATATGGAGTAAAAGAAACGGGAGCCAGAGTTGAAATTTTACTTCTAGAAAAAATAAGTGAAGGTGTTTGGGAGGCGTTGGTAAAACCAGGCAGTAAAGTTAAAAAAGGAACAAAAATTATTTTATCTAATGATGTAGAAGTAGTATGTAAAGATTACGCACAGCAAGGAGCAAGAATCTTAGAATTTAATTGCAGTGATGATAAATTATTTGAACTTGGAAATGCACCACTACCACCATATATAAAAAACCAGCAAGTTCCGTTTGAAAGATATCAAACAGTGTATTCAAAAGAGACTGGGTCGGTTGCAGCACCTACAGCTGGGCTTCATTTTACAGAAGAACTCCTTGAAAGATTAATGGATAAAGGTGTGGAATTTGCAGATTTAATTTTACACGTTGGGCTTGGTACTTTTAGACCAGTAAAGGTTGAGGATATAAGAGAGCATAAAATGCATTCAGAAAGGTACTATGTGCCAGCTGAAACTGTTAAAAAGATAAGAGAAATAAGGAAGAATAAAGGAAGAATAATAGCAGTTGGGACAACCAGTGTAAGAACTCTTGAGACGATTGCAAGACTTTCTAATCAAGAAAGTTATCATGGAAAAACTGATATATTTATTTATCCACCTTTTGAATTTAAATTGACAGATGCAATAATAACGAATTTTCATCTTCCAAAATCTACACTTTTAATGCTTGTCGCTGCTTTTGCAGGAAAAGATTTTATTCTAGAAGCTTATAATACTGCTGTAAGGATGAAGTATAGATTTTTCTCACTAGGTGATGCATGTTTTATTTACTAA
- the rpsO gene encoding 30S ribosomal protein S15 translates to MNKEEIIKEFQIHEGDTGSTEVQIALLTARIKHLTEHLKKHPKDYHSRRGLMKLVGRRRKILKYLRNKDPESYKNVIQKLGLRK, encoded by the coding sequence ATGAACAAAGAGGAAATCATTAAGGAATTTCAAATTCACGAGGGTGACACTGGAAGTACAGAAGTGCAAATTGCTCTTTTAACTGCAAGAATTAAACACTTAACAGAGCACTTGAAAAAACATCCAAAAGATTATCACTCAAGAAGAGGACTTATGAAACTTGTTGGAAGAAGAAGAAAAATTTTGAAATATTTAAGAAACAAAGATCCAGAATCATACAAGAATGTAATTCAAAAATTAGGATTAAGAAAATAA
- a CDS encoding proline--tRNA ligase, producing MRFSRLYAPTLREDPSDAEIPSQALLQRAGFIRKIAAGVYTYLPLARRTLLKIENIVREEMNKIGAQEILMPIIQPAELWQRSGRWDDYGPEMMKLKDRHNRDFTLGPTHEELVTELIRNELNSYKQLPVSLYQITTKFRDEIRPRFGVLRAREFIMKDAYSFHDSWESLDETYQLFKNAYSKIMERIGLRYSIIEAATGAIGGNESHEFVAFANTGESNVLYCDCGYAGSDERVPYKGDYEKDDEAEKKLEKVYTPNIRTVEQVAEFLNVPIRKIVKSLVFKGREGFVMALVPGDRELNFEKLKAYLGDQSLQMAEANEILEEFGVPIGFLGPVGADKVRIVADYGIKYMKNFVVGGMEKDYHYINVNLDRDFKVSEWTDLVVVQIGDPCPVCGKPLKGEKGIELGHIFKLGTKYSDSMNVKYMDKDGKMKSFIMGCYGWGISRTLGAIVEQLHDDDGIIWPRSVAPYEVDIVVVGKEKEKEFSEKLYSYLLDKGVDVIIDDRNVSPGVKFKDADLIGFPLRITVGRKLKEGKVEIKERGREAILIDANMEQILNAINEI from the coding sequence ATGAGATTTTCAAGGCTTTATGCACCAACACTCAGGGAAGATCCATCAGATGCGGAAATTCCAAGTCAAGCATTACTTCAAAGGGCGGGATTTATTAGAAAGATCGCAGCAGGGGTTTACACATATCTTCCACTTGCAAGAAGAACTCTTTTGAAAATTGAGAATATCGTCAGGGAAGAAATGAATAAAATTGGTGCTCAAGAAATACTTATGCCTATAATTCAGCCTGCAGAACTCTGGCAAAGAAGTGGGCGCTGGGATGATTATGGCCCTGAAATGATGAAGTTAAAAGACAGGCACAATAGAGATTTTACGTTAGGTCCAACACATGAAGAGCTTGTTACTGAATTGATTAGAAATGAGTTAAATTCATATAAACAGCTTCCAGTTTCTTTATATCAGATAACTACTAAATTTAGGGATGAAATTAGACCTAGGTTTGGTGTTTTACGTGCAAGAGAATTCATTATGAAAGATGCATACAGCTTTCATGATTCATGGGAATCACTGGATGAGACTTATCAATTATTTAAAAACGCATATTCAAAAATAATGGAAAGAATTGGATTAAGATATTCTATAATAGAAGCGGCAACAGGAGCAATTGGTGGAAATGAATCTCATGAATTTGTTGCTTTTGCAAATACTGGAGAGAGTAATGTTTTGTATTGTGATTGTGGGTATGCAGGAAGTGATGAAAGAGTACCATACAAAGGTGATTACGAAAAAGATGATGAAGCTGAGAAAAAATTAGAAAAAGTATATACTCCAAATATAAGAACTGTTGAGCAAGTAGCAGAATTTTTAAACGTTCCAATTAGAAAAATAGTTAAATCGTTAGTCTTTAAAGGACGTGAAGGATTTGTTATGGCTCTTGTGCCGGGAGATAGAGAACTTAATTTTGAAAAGTTAAAGGCATATTTAGGTGATCAATCTTTGCAGATGGCAGAAGCAAATGAGATTCTTGAAGAGTTTGGAGTTCCAATAGGATTTTTAGGACCAGTAGGAGCAGATAAAGTTAGAATAGTGGCAGATTATGGAATTAAATATATGAAAAACTTTGTCGTGGGTGGAATGGAAAAAGATTATCACTATATAAATGTAAATTTAGATAGGGACTTTAAGGTTAGTGAATGGACTGATTTGGTAGTAGTTCAAATTGGTGATCCATGTCCTGTTTGTGGCAAACCTTTGAAAGGAGAAAAAGGTATTGAATTAGGTCATATATTCAAACTTGGAACAAAGTATTCAGATTCAATGAATGTAAAATATATGGATAAAGATGGTAAAATGAAGTCATTTATTATGGGATGTTATGGCTGGGGAATTTCAAGAACTTTAGGTGCAATAGTTGAACAGCTCCATGATGATGATGGGATAATTTGGCCACGTTCAGTTGCACCATACGAAGTGGACATTGTTGTAGTTGGAAAGGAAAAAGAAAAAGAATTTTCTGAAAAGTTGTACAGTTATTTATTAGATAAAGGTGTAGATGTAATTATTGACGATAGAAATGTATCACCAGGTGTTAAGTTTAAAGATGCGGATTTAATAGGATTTCCACTAAGAATTACTGTGGGTAGGAAATTAAAAGAAGGAAAAGTAGAAATAAAAGAAAGAGGAAGAGAAGCAATATTAATTGATGCAAATATGGAGCAAATTTTAAATGCTATAAATGAGATATAA
- the cysS gene encoding cysteine--tRNA ligase, giving the protein MAIYITNTETGKKEELKTIEPGVVKMYVCGPTVYNYIHIGNARPAVVFDAFRRFLEYRGYKVIMVQNFTDIDDKIINEANEWGVDFKDVADTFIAEYWKDAQSLGIRAANFHPRTTDYVNEIVEAVEKLISKGYAYTAENGDVYFSVKKFERYGELSGKKIEDLISGARVEVNTLKKDPLDFALWKAVKPGEPSWDSPWSCGRPGWHIECSVMSQKLLGDTFDIHAGGEDLIFPHHEDEKAQSEALTGKPFARYWMHNGMIITRGDKMSKSIGNVFLVREAVKRYGKDAVKLFLLSKHYRTPIEFSDEIMMENKKAALKVLKTLNRFEEKYPYPKVPKRDEYMNDIEQKFVEALEDDFNTPKAIALIFDLSKELNKAMDEGKDDEALKRYHLITRVFGSVLGLFEGGVKISESENTNKIIEEILNVRQEFRKAKNFEAADMIRDALLNSNVKILDTPDGTKWEILEVEE; this is encoded by the coding sequence ATGGCTATTTACATAACAAACACTGAAACTGGGAAAAAAGAAGAACTTAAAACAATTGAACCTGGCGTTGTCAAAATGTATGTGTGTGGGCCAACTGTATATAACTATATACATATTGGAAATGCAAGACCTGCGGTGGTTTTTGATGCATTCAGGCGTTTTTTAGAATATAGAGGCTATAAGGTTATAATGGTTCAAAATTTTACTGATATTGATGATAAAATCATCAACGAAGCAAATGAATGGGGCGTTGATTTTAAAGACGTTGCAGATACATTTATTGCAGAGTATTGGAAAGACGCACAAAGTTTGGGAATACGTGCAGCAAATTTTCATCCAAGAACAACCGATTATGTTAATGAGATTGTCGAGGCTGTTGAAAAGTTAATTTCAAAAGGTTATGCCTATACAGCTGAAAATGGCGATGTGTATTTTAGTGTTAAAAAATTTGAGCGGTATGGAGAACTTTCTGGTAAAAAAATTGAAGATTTAATTTCGGGTGCAAGAGTTGAAGTAAATACATTGAAAAAAGATCCTCTTGACTTTGCACTTTGGAAGGCTGTAAAACCTGGAGAACCTAGCTGGGATAGTCCATGGAGTTGTGGTAGACCAGGATGGCATATAGAATGTTCAGTTATGTCTCAAAAGCTTTTGGGAGATACATTTGATATTCATGCAGGTGGAGAAGATTTGATCTTCCCACATCATGAGGATGAAAAAGCGCAGAGTGAAGCGCTGACTGGGAAGCCTTTTGCAAGATATTGGATGCATAATGGAATGATAATTACTCGTGGAGATAAAATGAGTAAGTCTATAGGAAATGTATTTTTGGTCAGAGAAGCTGTTAAAAGATATGGAAAAGATGCAGTAAAACTATTTTTACTTTCAAAGCATTATAGAACTCCTATAGAATTTTCGGATGAAATTATGATGGAAAATAAAAAAGCTGCTTTAAAGGTATTAAAAACTCTAAATAGATTTGAAGAAAAGTATCCGTATCCAAAAGTTCCAAAGCGTGATGAATATATGAATGATATTGAGCAAAAATTTGTAGAAGCGCTTGAAGATGATTTTAATACCCCAAAAGCAATTGCACTTATATTTGACCTTTCAAAAGAATTAAATAAAGCAATGGATGAAGGAAAAGATGATGAGGCACTAAAAAGATATCATCTTATTACAAGAGTTTTTGGAAGCGTTCTTGGGTTATTTGAAGGTGGAGTGAAAATTTCAGAAAGTGAAAATACAAATAAAATAATTGAAGAAATATTAAATGTAAGACAGGAATTTAGAAAAGCTAAGAATTTTGAAGCAGCTGATATGATTCGTGATGCACTATTAAATTCCAATGTTAAGATATTAGATACTCCTGATGGCACAAAGTGGGAGATTTTGGAGGTGGAGGAATGA